A DNA window from bacterium contains the following coding sequences:
- a CDS encoding respiratory nitrate reductase subunit gamma, whose product MAVTLACDGRNNGIAAAVLCLLGLIVLFYRRLTTARLQKSTNIGDFIVATLLLAQVDWD is encoded by the coding sequence ATGGCTGTCACTCTTGCTTGCGACGGCCGAAACAATGGAATCGCGGCAGCCGTATTGTGCTTACTTGGATTGATTGTGCTCTTTTACCGTCGCCTAACGACCGCGCGGTTGCAGAAATCTACAAACATCGGCGATTTCATCGTCGCGACACTATTGTTGGCGCAAGTTGATTGGGACTAA
- a CDS encoding respiratory nitrate reductase subunit gamma: protein MRFKRTVGAWPILLVLPFTRLIHMVSVPLQYLFRSPQKVVWNNPELQQSGGRRPSHTGVTPSF from the coding sequence TTGCGATTCAAGCGCACGGTCGGCGCATGGCCCATCTTGCTCGTGCTGCCGTTCACGCGCCTGATTCACATGGTGTCAGTTCCACTCCAGTACCTCTTTCGCTCACCGCAGAAAGTCGTTTGGAACAACCCCGAGCTGCAACAATCAGGCGGTCGCCGCCCGAGTCACACAGGAGTCACGCCGTCATTTTGA
- a CDS encoding Rieske 2Fe-2S domain-containing protein, translated as MRPGLAFRAEDGWPMLLSAKCTHLGCTVGNQVDASGRILCPCHVSYFDIKTDA; from the coding sequence ATGCGCCCCGGACTCGCGTTTCGCGCTGAAGACGGATGGCCCATGCTGTTGTCCGCCAAGTGCACGCACTTAGGCTGCACGGTCGGAAACCAAGTTGATGCAAGCGGCCGCATTCTCTGCCCGTGTCACGTTTCTTACTTTGACATCAAGACCGATGCCTAA
- a CDS encoding DUF542 domain-containing protein, giving the protein MSITLETPVGHLVVEKPGRAHIFQRFQIDYCCGGAKPSVKHAPRRILIRKSCLAEIAKQDSRTDVDSEPDWTKVTMSVLVDNILNQHHEYLRNTLPHLGEMAEKVHNVHGENHPELLDILQTFAGIFHELDSHMYKEENILFPAIKRLEQGSMPPLRLHSSLARSASWRRSTPPLEPNSKSFVA; this is encoded by the coding sequence ATGAGCATTACACTCGAAACTCCCGTAGGCCATTTGGTCGTTGAAAAGCCAGGCCGCGCACATATCTTCCAGCGTTTTCAGATTGACTATTGCTGCGGCGGTGCTAAGCCCTCGGTCAAGCATGCACCGCGAAGAATCTTGATCCGCAAGTCGTGCCTCGCGGAAATCGCCAAGCAAGACAGCCGCACGGATGTTGATTCCGAGCCTGACTGGACAAAGGTCACGATGTCCGTGCTGGTTGACAATATCTTGAATCAGCACCATGAGTACCTACGCAACACGTTGCCCCACCTTGGTGAAATGGCCGAAAAGGTCCATAATGTCCATGGCGAGAATCATCCGGAACTGCTGGATATTCTGCAAACCTTTGCGGGAATTTTCCACGAGCTGGATTCGCACATGTACAAGGAAGAGAACATCCTCTTCCCGGCCATCAAGCGCCTTGAACAAGGTTCCATGCCCCCGCTGCGGCTGCACAGCTCTTTGGCCCGGTCAGCGTCATGGAGGCGGAGCACGCCACCGTTGGAGCCGAACTCGAAAAGCTTCGTGGCTTGA
- a CDS encoding hemerythrin domain-containing protein: protein MEAEHATVGAELEKLRGLTNNYTPPEGACNTYRGLFAGLEELERDLHWHIHKENNILFPRALAGTQS from the coding sequence ATGGAGGCGGAGCACGCCACCGTTGGAGCCGAACTCGAAAAGCTTCGTGGCTTGACCAACAATTACACGCCACCGGAAGGCGCGTGCAACACCTATCGCGGCTTGTTTGCTGGCCTAGAAGAGCTTGAACGCGACTTGCATTGGCACATTCACAAGGAGAATAATATTCTCTTCCCAAGAGCTTTGGCAGGAACTCAGTCCTAA
- a CDS encoding transposase — MGRVQQLLEDLGIRHIFSMRNHPQTNGKVRRLNRTAKEKLQLIVHASPEAFDRALEAFRHWYNHEHYHKGIGNLHPADVYFGRAEAIQKQRQLLKEQTKKARKQANLNPNQNPRRKRNLRTKSLH; from the coding sequence GTGGGGCGCGTTCAACAGCTGCTTGAAGATCTGGGGATCCGGCACATCTTCTCGATGCGCAATCATCCCCAGACCAACGGCAAGGTCAGGCGTCTGAACCGCACGGCCAAGGAAAAGCTGCAGCTGATCGTGCATGCCTCACCCGAGGCGTTCGACCGCGCGCTGGAGGCGTTCCGGCACTGGTACAACCACGAACACTACCACAAAGGCATCGGCAATCTGCACCCGGCCGACGTCTACTTCGGCCGCGCCGAAGCCATCCAGAAACAGCGCCAACTGCTCAAAGAACAAACCAAAAAGGCCCGTAAACAGGCCAATCTAAATCCTAACCAAAACCCACGAAGGAAACGTAACTTACGAACCAAATCCCTCCATTAA
- a CDS encoding helix-turn-helix domain-containing protein, whose amino-acid sequence MLPKSTYYRWQSQGTLADRSSAPRRVWNRLLEEEESTIIANALLDADLSPRQLAFRITDDGGFSVSESTVYRILKRNGLARSCRRSSRRPKSITARRRA is encoded by the coding sequence ATGCTTCCCAAGAGCACGTACTACCGCTGGCAGAGCCAGGGAACGCTCGCGGACCGGTCTTCGGCGCCGCGGCGGGTCTGGAACCGGCTCTTGGAAGAAGAAGAGAGCACGATCATCGCCAACGCATTGCTCGATGCTGATCTGTCGCCGCGCCAACTGGCGTTCAGGATTACCGATGACGGCGGGTTCAGTGTCAGCGAAAGCACGGTCTACCGCATTCTGAAGCGCAACGGGTTAGCGCGGAGTTGCCGCAGATCATCCCGGCGGCCAAAGAGTATCACCGCAAGACGACGCGCGTGA
- a CDS encoding transposase, whose product MIKTVRRQTRTKYSAEDKIRIVLEGLRGDHPVAALCRREGVSANVYYNWLKEFMEAGKARLKGEAVRGATKGEVESYRRQNEELRQTVADLMLEVRTLKKSLF is encoded by the coding sequence TTGATCAAGACGGTGCGGCGGCAGACGCGCACGAAGTACAGCGCGGAAGACAAGATCCGCATCGTGCTGGAAGGACTGCGGGGCGATCATCCGGTGGCGGCGTTGTGCCGTCGGGAAGGCGTGAGCGCCAACGTGTACTACAATTGGCTGAAGGAGTTCATGGAAGCGGGCAAGGCGCGCTTGAAGGGCGAAGCGGTGCGCGGCGCGACCAAAGGGGAAGTGGAGTCCTATCGTCGTCAGAACGAAGAGCTGCGTCAGACGGTGGCCGATCTGATGCTGGAGGTGCGCACGCTCAAAAAAAGTCTCTTCTGA
- a CDS encoding lamin tail domain-containing protein — MYDDTASGDNDVDWVELHNTRSTPVNIGDWYLSDGSTYPNTDGEGVLHIRSGTTIQANGYIILSKVPFSAAAEVVCTEINPSWVLGNNGDNLALFSDTTSAPLVDGLLIGNYPDLAAGNSGTSVEKRSENVAWTSAPTAWGASTNENSITGRYRFCIPDERNPVVASCLPPDSVSIRREAGYAEVRFISEGGSYEIDSTDQPSNDGDPSGGDPQWNLRLSANYSIGQSLWTDTNVTDAYRNCVIPKACP, encoded by the coding sequence ATGTATGATGACACGGCAAGCGGAGACAACGATGTGGACTGGGTCGAGCTTCATAACACACGAAGTACTCCAGTCAACATCGGGGATTGGTACTTGTCAGATGGCTCGACCTATCCCAATACCGATGGCGAAGGTGTTCTTCATATTCGATCAGGGACAACGATTCAAGCCAATGGATATATCATCTTGAGTAAGGTGCCATTTTCAGCAGCAGCCGAAGTTGTTTGCACAGAGATCAACCCCAGTTGGGTTTTGGGAAACAACGGCGACAATCTCGCGCTGTTCAGCGATACAACCTCAGCACCACTTGTGGACGGTCTCCTGATTGGCAACTATCCCGACCTTGCGGCTGGCAATAGTGGCACCTCAGTCGAGAAACGCTCCGAAAATGTCGCCTGGACATCGGCCCCCACAGCGTGGGGCGCTTCAACAAATGAGAATTCAATCACAGGTCGCTATCGCTTCTGCATACCTGACGAACGAAATCCTGTGGTTGCATCATGCTTGCCGCCCGATAGCGTAAGCATCCGACGGGAAGCAGGCTACGCCGAGGTCCGCTTCATCTCCGAAGGGGGTTCGTATGAGATCGACAGCACAGATCAACCCAGCAACGACGGCGATCCAAGTGGCGGCGATCCCCAATGGAACTTGCGTCTTTCCGCTAACTACAGCATTGGTCAATCCTTGTGGACGGATACCAATGTCACCGATGCCTACCGCAATTGTGTCATTCCAAAAGCGTGTCCGTAG
- a CDS encoding lamin tail domain-containing protein yields the protein MNNRILLCLIVCVAWAHLAVASDACPATVITSVPFQEIAVQSALNNDFDSPSYSCLGHRVDFIYAYTPPVSGFYPLAIECLDGDPDPATVTIHLRTGGACPGTVWDFCLYFGGLDGLYRTNLDLTAGVQYFIIVEPPYIPCDTIQFTLGPPSGSPNALSNECLFEYMWGDSNALEDCNGGCTNEDNGGQFAAQDLLNGLSVNGRAFKYMFQIDTLDFEARLDNDYYTLPVLPNSIVSIEFETEFDAVLALFSGADCTTPIGFFVPDTGIQNMLVTECLDTLRDNTLMVQVIPSYLYQFTLGEPRFYSLRFGRSTCPSCEDYETPRGAPGSWNLGSTCGAGNDCNQWPSQELTVPIYIPDAGWWTFGLCGSSPTWPAVLNLSESCCGPTIGQGAGGCPNGMAEIDGLFLEAGMYYLGVEGLNAGNCDNVTLNVEQLLARCCYGPESTPSCSDATWSECEGLGGVFNVNETCAGEPCPIRPLCDREGGISQPPHVPTEDYNFEGTIAFWNTTDGAYENYNLGEPVAVAQFWTRRTATGGNCTESETAVRLSFHTTPTAAATCSYDLNLSGVLLPFSWGPYDVYEFTAVLPELCELTSGYMRVQSLTDTCSLLWLSSPLGDGETVRYSFGSPIILDYDMSLCLFGTPEVVINEVMYDDTATTDIEWVELHNTHNAPVDVSNWILSDGGTWPPPSTEGALQIPVGTVIPPNGYLVIGKLPLPRITLSNLHRDRRVLGACQWR from the coding sequence ATGAATAATCGAATCCTGCTTTGCCTCATTGTTTGCGTTGCATGGGCGCACTTGGCCGTCGCTTCCGATGCCTGTCCAGCGACTGTGATAACCAGCGTGCCCTTCCAAGAGATCGCCGTTCAAAGCGCATTGAATAACGACTTTGATTCTCCGAGTTACTCGTGCCTTGGTCACAGAGTGGACTTCATCTACGCTTATACGCCTCCGGTTTCCGGCTTCTACCCGTTGGCAATTGAGTGTCTTGATGGAGATCCCGATCCGGCAACCGTGACAATTCACTTGCGAACCGGCGGTGCATGTCCCGGAACAGTCTGGGACTTCTGCTTGTACTTCGGCGGACTTGACGGCCTTTACAGAACAAATCTCGACTTGACAGCCGGTGTGCAATACTTCATCATCGTAGAACCGCCGTACATTCCGTGTGACACCATTCAGTTCACATTAGGCCCGCCTTCGGGTTCGCCCAATGCCCTGAGCAACGAGTGTCTCTTCGAGTATATGTGGGGCGACTCGAACGCCCTTGAAGATTGCAACGGCGGATGCACGAACGAGGACAATGGGGGGCAGTTTGCCGCGCAGGATCTTCTGAACGGGTTGTCGGTTAACGGACGAGCATTCAAATACATGTTCCAGATCGATACGCTCGATTTTGAAGCTCGGTTGGACAATGACTATTACACGCTTCCTGTTTTGCCGAATAGTATCGTCTCAATTGAGTTTGAGACTGAGTTTGATGCGGTTCTTGCCCTCTTCAGCGGAGCGGACTGTACGACTCCAATTGGCTTCTTCGTTCCTGACACAGGAATACAAAATATGTTGGTGACAGAGTGCCTGGACACTTTGCGCGACAATACGCTAATGGTGCAAGTGATACCGAGTTACTTGTATCAATTCACCTTGGGAGAGCCGCGGTTCTACTCGTTGCGTTTTGGCAGATCTACCTGCCCAAGCTGTGAAGACTACGAGACACCCCGCGGAGCACCGGGCTCGTGGAACCTCGGCTCGACCTGCGGGGCGGGCAATGACTGCAATCAGTGGCCTTCACAAGAATTAACAGTACCGATCTATATTCCCGACGCAGGATGGTGGACATTTGGTCTGTGCGGCTCGTCACCGACTTGGCCCGCCGTGTTGAATTTATCCGAGTCTTGTTGCGGACCAACAATTGGCCAAGGGGCGGGGGGTTGTCCGAATGGGATGGCCGAGATTGACGGTCTGTTTCTCGAAGCTGGGATGTACTATCTCGGCGTGGAAGGCTTGAATGCGGGGAATTGCGACAATGTTACCTTGAATGTCGAACAGCTTCTTGCTCGTTGTTGTTACGGACCGGAATCAACGCCGTCATGTTCGGACGCGACTTGGAGCGAGTGCGAGGGACTGGGTGGGGTGTTCAATGTTAACGAAACCTGCGCGGGCGAACCCTGTCCGATCCGTCCATTGTGCGATCGCGAGGGCGGGATTAGTCAGCCGCCGCACGTGCCCACCGAAGACTATAACTTCGAGGGCACGATCGCATTTTGGAATACAACCGACGGTGCTTATGAAAACTACAATTTAGGTGAGCCGGTCGCAGTCGCTCAATTCTGGACACGGCGCACGGCGACAGGAGGGAATTGCACGGAGAGCGAAACGGCGGTGCGACTATCGTTCCACACCACGCCCACAGCTGCCGCGACCTGCTCGTACGATCTCAACTTGAGCGGGGTGTTGTTGCCGTTTTCGTGGGGCCCTTATGATGTCTATGAGTTCACCGCGGTGTTGCCCGAACTCTGCGAGTTGACCTCAGGCTACATGCGTGTGCAAAGTTTGACGGACACCTGCAGTCTGCTCTGGCTCTCCAGTCCGTTGGGCGATGGCGAGACGGTGCGCTATTCCTTCGGCTCTCCGATCATACTCGACTACGACATGTCGCTCTGTCTGTTCGGTACGCCCGAGGTCGTGATCAATGAAGTTATGTACGATGACACCGCCACGACCGATATCGAATGGGTCGAGCTGCACAACACGCACAATGCGCCCGTCGACGTGAGCAATTGGATTTTGAGTGACGGCGGCACGTGGCCGCCACCTTCGACGGAAGGCGCGCTGCAAATCCCGGTTGGAACTGTCATCCCGCCGAACGGGTATCTGGTCATCGGCAAGCTACCGCTGCCCCGTATTACCCTCAGTAATCTGCACCGAGATCGACGCGTCTTGGGCGCTTGCCAATGGCGGTGA
- a CDS encoding IS3 family transposase, whose translation MPRGKVKKSTTAAKPESASQLIKSVKQRTRRKYSAEDNIHVVLAGLRGEQTVAALCRQENLHQNIYYSWLKEFMEVGKARLLGEETRRQPRGCEQNPTGERSVASGGCRSDGGSARAQKKSLLKLPKERKRYQRMSAQQKEEVIRLVERSQLSVNQTLRKLRVPTRTYYRWLQRGSLEDELPIARRIWNRLLPQEEETVIESALQYPDRSARQLSFLITDEGRFSVSESTVYRILKREGLMRELPQVMKASKEYHRKTTRVHELWQTDFTYFYIVNWGWYFAGGVLDDFSRYSICFELMPTMDGVATQKLIDQAIRITDMKKVPVNKRVKLLSDNGSGYIAKPFNRFLEESGIHHIYTARNHPQTNGKIERLNRTAKERLNLVMYTSPSELQEALDRFRDWYNNEHYHKSISNLHPADVYHGRGKAILRRRKRLKHKQKRPVARSIRIHNQNH comes from the coding sequence ATGCCCAGAGGAAAAGTGAAAAAGAGCACGACGGCAGCGAAGCCGGAGAGCGCCAGTCAGCTGATCAAGTCGGTGAAGCAGCGGACGCGCAGGAAGTACAGCGCGGAAGACAATATCCACGTGGTGCTGGCGGGTCTGCGCGGCGAGCAGACGGTGGCGGCGCTGTGCCGTCAGGAGAACTTGCATCAGAACATCTATTACTCGTGGCTGAAGGAGTTCATGGAAGTAGGGAAAGCCAGACTGTTGGGCGAAGAGACACGGCGCCAACCGCGCGGGTGTGAGCAAAATCCAACAGGAGAACGAAGCGTTGCGTCAGGCGGTTGCCGATCTGACGGTGGAAGTGCGCGCGCTCAAAAAAAGTCTCTACTGAAGCTTCCCAAAGAACGCAAGCGCTATCAGCGCATGAGTGCGCAGCAGAAGGAAGAGGTGATTAGGCTTGTCGAACGGTCACAACTTTCGGTGAACCAGACGCTACGCAAATTAAGAGTACCAACACGCACATATTACCGCTGGCTGCAGCGCGGTTCGTTAGAAGACGAACTTCCCATTGCCCGACGCATCTGGAACAGGCTGCTTCCGCAGGAAGAAGAGACGGTTATCGAGAGCGCGTTGCAGTACCCGGACCGCAGTGCCCGGCAACTTTCTTTTCTGATTACGGATGAAGGCAGGTTCTCGGTCAGCGAGAGTACGGTCTATCGCATCCTGAAGCGCGAAGGGTTGATGCGTGAACTGCCACAGGTGATGAAAGCGTCGAAGGAGTATCACCGCAAGACGACACGCGTGCATGAGCTGTGGCAGACGGACTTCACCTACTTCTACATCGTGAACTGGGGCTGGTATTTTGCGGGCGGTGTGCTCGACGACTTTAGCCGCTACTCGATTTGCTTTGAACTGATGCCAACGATGGACGGTGTGGCAACACAGAAGCTCATTGATCAAGCCATCCGCATCACTGACATGAAGAAGGTGCCGGTCAACAAACGGGTGAAGCTTCTAAGCGACAACGGCTCGGGCTACATCGCTAAACCGTTCAACCGGTTCCTCGAAGAGTCCGGCATCCACCATATCTACACCGCTCGTAATCATCCGCAGACCAACGGAAAGATCGAGCGCCTGAACCGTACGGCGAAGGAGCGACTAAACCTGGTCATGTACACGTCACCGTCCGAACTGCAAGAGGCACTGGATCGGTTCCGCGACTGGTACAACAACGAACATTACCACAAATCCATCAGCAATCTGCACCCCGCAGATGTCTATCACGGCCGCGGCAAAGCCATTCTCAGACGCCGAAAAAGGCTCAAACACAAACAAAAAAGACCCGTCGCCAGGTCAATACGAATCCACAACCAAAACCACTGA
- a CDS encoding PQQ-like beta-propeller repeat protein, whose product MKTLFILAGLFVAQLGALASDWPQLQRDGARTGRTPDSVAPPFRARWIWLGSDLTLQNQDSEVGWPHDLETRPGYTYPIPVSVPFTISGEVQPIVANNRVFLGTIEGQAFGIDATTGLNLWTSPLAGGTMCTASAAGTRVMFACLDGAIRAFDQATGLLQWTAYLRKTTTSAPCVIGNNVYCADHAGYVYALDAATGQLVWESDRLGPSIQGGLAADATSLYACTEDMVCHALNLADGVERAQSQVRGQSFRTLHPVVFNNLLYVHTAPVPAIGSEYVMDDLMASSANLSQEEANIRSWLAGDNNGGAWQDASADWRHLFVLSTSTMTEPFVVAAGPADGSGMSARPVVVDNQNRVLAYFKTRFATLTAPGPIFGTDYTVDIAAINQTNGNRIPIDNGHFSGLWMWETDNLYAMSVAGNYLWLRQNFRGTQVINLTNSTYRYVEAAVRGNDGGGFNADIIYADLPTPGMEYEYDVVQTAHYPYQGRVAPAVSGQFVYFAESFGLVCAEHLP is encoded by the coding sequence ATGAAAACACTATTTATCCTTGCAGGATTGTTCGTCGCACAATTGGGCGCGTTGGCGAGTGATTGGCCGCAGCTACAAAGAGACGGCGCACGAACAGGGAGAACGCCCGACTCAGTTGCACCTCCGTTCCGAGCACGCTGGATATGGTTAGGTTCAGACTTGACGCTGCAAAATCAGGACAGCGAGGTGGGTTGGCCGCATGACCTGGAAACGCGTCCGGGCTATACCTATCCTATTCCGGTTTCGGTTCCCTTCACGATCAGCGGTGAAGTTCAGCCGATTGTTGCGAACAACAGGGTTTTTCTGGGCACAATCGAGGGTCAGGCCTTCGGAATTGACGCGACTACTGGGCTGAACTTATGGACATCGCCGCTTGCCGGAGGTACGATGTGCACGGCTTCTGCTGCAGGAACAAGAGTCATGTTCGCCTGTCTCGACGGTGCGATTCGCGCGTTCGATCAGGCGACCGGACTGCTTCAGTGGACAGCTTATTTGCGAAAAACCACAACCTCAGCGCCGTGCGTCATCGGGAACAATGTCTATTGCGCGGATCATGCCGGTTATGTCTACGCCCTTGATGCCGCCACCGGCCAACTAGTTTGGGAAAGCGATCGGCTTGGCCCTTCGATTCAAGGCGGATTGGCTGCCGATGCCACGTCGCTGTATGCCTGTACGGAGGACATGGTCTGCCATGCGCTGAATCTCGCGGACGGAGTTGAACGAGCGCAATCTCAAGTCCGAGGACAGAGCTTTCGGACGCTTCATCCCGTGGTCTTTAATAATCTGCTCTATGTGCACACGGCGCCAGTACCCGCAATCGGGAGCGAATACGTCATGGATGATCTGATGGCATCATCAGCCAATCTGTCACAGGAGGAAGCCAACATTCGCAGTTGGCTGGCCGGCGACAACAATGGCGGCGCTTGGCAGGACGCTTCAGCGGATTGGAGACACTTGTTTGTCTTGTCAACATCAACGATGACTGAGCCGTTCGTCGTCGCGGCGGGACCGGCCGACGGCAGCGGAATGAGTGCGCGACCCGTCGTCGTGGATAACCAGAACCGTGTTCTTGCTTACTTCAAGACGCGCTTCGCCACTTTGACTGCGCCGGGGCCAATCTTTGGGACCGATTACACAGTTGACATTGCGGCCATCAACCAAACGAATGGCAACCGAATTCCGATTGACAACGGGCACTTCAGCGGATTGTGGATGTGGGAAACGGACAATCTCTATGCAATGAGCGTCGCCGGGAACTACTTGTGGCTCCGCCAAAATTTCCGGGGTACCCAAGTTATCAATCTGACGAATAGTACCTATCGCTATGTCGAGGCGGCCGTTCGCGGCAATGACGGGGGCGGCTTCAATGCGGACATCATTTACGCCGATTTGCCTACTCCGGGAATGGAATATGAGTATGACGTCGTTCAAACTGCGCACTATCCCTACCAAGGCAGGGTTGCACCGGCAGTGTCGGGTCAATTCGTGTATTTTGCCGAGTCCTTCGGCCTGGTTTGCGCTGAGCATTTGCCTTAA